aaataagatatataaaatgtgtaaaatTGTCAATAAACAATAACCGATTCTATTGGTCCATTCTGGATACACAATGTAACGGTGGTGTTGTAAACACCAGTGTCCATTTATCACATATTGCACGACATTTCCGTAACATAAACATTCATAAATATGATTCTAGTGTGTATTGCTATGTAGCGTACCAATAATCACAAGTCACTGTTTAACAAAAACTGAAGTTTTTACCTTATCATATAAATAAtcctatatattttatattctattTCTTTATACAAAATAGCAGTATTTCAACGTTTAAATCAGCTGGAATCACATTTTTATTAATAACTAATTTAATAATCTCATTTTTATCAATAACTCGCTTAATAAGGTACAGAGTCTAAAGTTACAAACCCAGCTATCACTTATAGTTGTTTCTGGACTTTGACTTCTGTACCATTCTAGCCGCCTGTCCGTAAGAAATATTGCTCTCCACTGTATCCCAGGTATCCGCCTCACCAGTAGCCATCCCTGGAGGAGTAGCCATTCCGCTTGCTCCCATTGACATCATTGGAGCACTAGAAGGGACTGCAGCAAAACGAGCACGGGCACTACCTCTTGGACGTGCCATGCCGCTTCCCATGCTAGGAGCCATCGCCGAAGCCATACCGCTTCCCATGCTAGGAGCCATCGCCGAAGCCATACCGCTTCCCATGCTAGGAGCCATCGCCGAAGCCATACCGCTTCCCATGCTAGGAGCCATCGCCGAAGCACTGAAGTTTGATCTGACATCTTCCATGTTGGTAAATTCTGCCAACTTTTTAGAGCTTGCAGAAGCGGCTTCTAAATCGAAATTATTTCTCTGTAGTTTCTTGCCCCTTATGCCTTTACTGTCCATCTTAGCCTGTACTCTACGAGTCATTTCATCGTCATTTATTTGGTTCCCCATTGATATTTCCCTTTGTACCTCTTCGTCCACTTCAGCCATCCATCGTTCCAGTGATATTTCTTCCTGTGCCCCTCCTATGATAACCTGTGTGAGGGCCTTAGCACCCCTCAGTGGTATATACTGGCCTCCTGTTAGGTAGGCGATGGCAGTGAAGAATTCTTTGTAGGGATTGATATCTGGTTCACACCCAACAGAATATAATGTTATTCCCTTCGCTGCAAGTTGCCTTACAATGTCCATGGGATCCAGTCCTGCTGGACAACCATTAGGGAACCCGTCCCCATGGGGAGCTAGACCGTGGGGTGGGGCATCGGATACCAGCACACAGATTTTAGTAGCGTTCTCTCTCCAGGAAAGTTTAAGCATATCGTGAAGAGCGTCGGCCACAGCCTCCGGACTATCCCCTCCACCCTGTGCACTACAGCCATCCAACCATGACTTCATGGTGGACACGGAGGCAGTAAAGTCATGTGGGCGTGTCACAAACGAAGGATCCTGAGGGGGGTGGTCGCGGTATTCCACCAAGGCCAAATGTACGTCACTTTTTTCACTTGACACAATTTGTTCCACAATTGCACGAATGTTGGTGCGAGCTGTGTCAATATAACTGCCCCATACTTCCCGTACAG
This DNA window, taken from Pecten maximus chromosome 3, xPecMax1.1, whole genome shotgun sequence, encodes the following:
- the LOC117324418 gene encoding LOW QUALITY PROTEIN: uncharacterized protein LOC117324418 (The sequence of the model RefSeq protein was modified relative to this genomic sequence to represent the inferred CDS: deleted 1 base in 1 codon); the encoded protein is MATNKVTVEGTPSQPSLAKHDCAVLDLAFAMDCTGSMGQYIDTARTNIRAIVEQIVSSEKSDVHLALVEYRDHPPQDPSFVTRPHDFTASVSTMKSWLDGCSAQGGGDSPEAVADALHDMLKLSWRENATKICVLVSDAPPHGLAPHGDGFPNGCPAGLDPMDIVRQLAAKGITLYSVGCEPDINPYKEFFTAIAYLTGGQYIPLRGAKALTQVIIGGAQEEISLERWMAEVDEEVQREISMGNQINDDEMTRRVQAKMDSKGIRGKKLQRNNFDLEAASASSKKLAEFTNMEDVRSNFSASAMAPSMGSGMASAMAPSMGSGMASAMAPSMGSGMASAMAPSMGSGMARPRGSARARFAAVPSSAPMMSMGASGMATPPGMATGEADTWDTVESNISYGQAARMVQKSKSRNNYK